Proteins from one candidate division KSB1 bacterium genomic window:
- a CDS encoding DUF2442 domain-containing protein, translating into MPKIKHVRAKDNFHLIVKFDNDLEKEYDCQQILHRPEFKPLLNKAFFRSVKVDSGGYGVSWNDDIDLSEYELWVNGKNIRDNSN; encoded by the coding sequence AAAGATAATTTTCATCTTATAGTTAAGTTTGATAATGATTTGGAAAAAGAATATGATTGTCAACAAATTCTACATCGCCCTGAATTTAAACCTCTTCTGAATAAAGCTTTTTTTCGTTCAGTGAAGGTTGATAGTGGTGGTTATGGTGTATCATGGAATGATGATATAGATTTAAGTGAATATGAATTATGGGTAAATGGAAAAAATATTCGAGATAATAGTAATTAG